The nucleotide sequence CCAGGTGCGCAGTCCTTTCTTGAATTCGTCCTGCTCTTCCAAGGTTGCAAGGGCCTTGAAGCGGTCAACCGCCGGATCAAGAAAGGCGTTCAGTTCTTTCTGTACTTTGGCGGCCATTGTCTTGGCGGGCCTGAAGTAGGCACGGGCAAAGGCGTTAATTTCCGACTGCCGATAGAGCTGTTGTGCATCCAGCTTGTTTTTCAGGTCATAGAGATGATTCGGGGTCGGCTCTTCTTTAACCGTGGTAATCTCATAATACGGTTGAAACGAGGCAAAAATGGTCTCCCGGTCATTGGCAAAGTCCAGGATAAAGGTATCCTCCTTGCCCGGACAGGTGCGGTTCAGGCGGGAAAGGGTCTGCACGGCCTTGACCCCGGACAGCTTCTTGTCCACGTACATGGTATGGAGCAGGGGCTGATCAAAGCCGGTCTGGAACTTGTCCGCACAGATGAGGATTTTATACTCCTCCCGGTCAAAGACCGTGGGCAGCTCCTTTTCACTGCATCCGGTCAGCTGCGGTTCAGTAACACCCTCCGGGAAATCATCATCAAGCACCTTGCCGGAAAAGGCCACCAGCACTTTCATATCCTGGTACTTCTTGGCCTTGAGGGAGCGTTGGAACTCATCATAATAGCGTTTGGCATGGAGCCGGGAACCGGTCACCAGCATGGCCTTGGCCCTGCCACCGATCTGTGCAGCCACCACCTGCCGGAAATGCTCAAGAATGACCTCTGTTTTCTGGGCCAGATTATGGGGATGAAGAGAGACAAAACGGCCTATGGCCTGCGCCGCCTTTTTCTTGTTCATCTCCGGGTCATCTTCAATGGCCTTGGAGAGCTTGAAAAACAGGGCATAGGTGGTGTAGTTCGCCAGTACATCAAGAATAAATCCCTCTTCAATAGCCTGGCGCATGGAATAGAGGTGAAAGGGTTGTGGTTTGCCTGCGGCATCCTTTTGTCCGAACACGGCCAGGGTCTTGTATTTCGGGGTGGCGGTAAAGGCGAAAAAGGACAGGTTCTGCTGTCGGCCACGGGCCTTGCAGGATTGCTCCACCATCTCCCGGATTTCATCTTCCGGGTCATAGTCTGTATCCGCGCCGTCTGTATCCGCACTATAGAGTCCCCCGGCTTCAGCGGTCTGCCATGCCGCTTCCTGTTCTGATCTGGTCCTGTCCCCCTCTTGAGAGGCGTTAAGACGTTCAAAAGAGGTGGCTGCCAGCACCTCTTTCATTTTTTTGCTGGCCTCGCCGCCCTGAGAACTGTGGGCCTCATCAATAATCACGGCATAGCGGCGATCAGGAAGGTCTTTGGCTGCATCAAGAATAAAGGGGAACTTTTGCAGGGTGGTAATGATGATATGAACGGATCTTTGCAGGGCCTGGGCAAGCTGGGCGCTGCCCTTGTCGATCCGCTGCACCACTCCGGTTTTATGCTCGAATTGATAGACGGTGCTTTGCAGCTGCTGATCCAGCACCCGGCGGTCGGTGACAATAATCACCGCATCAAAGATGCGTTCATCTGCTGCATTATGCAGGCTTGCCAGCCGATAGGCCAACCAGGCAATGGAATTGCTCTTGCCTGATCCGGCGGAATGCTGGATCAGGTAGTTATGCCCGGCCCCGTGCTCTCGGGCATGGGCGGTGATCTTGCGTACCGCATCCAGTTGATGAAAGCGGGGAAAGATCAGTTTTTCCGTTGTAATGGTCCGGCCTGCGATGTCCTTTTCATCAACCTGGAGATGGATGAAGCGTTTGATGATCTCCAGCCAGCTGTCCTTTGTCAGGATTTCTTGCCAGAGATAGGCGGTTCTGTAATTATTGTCTGCCGGGGGATTACCCTTGCCGTGGTTATGGCCCTTATTAAAGGGCAGCCAGAAGGTATCTCTGCCCTCAATCCGGGTGGTCATATAGACTTCATCCGTATCAACGGCGAAATGGACCAAGGCCCGTTTCTTAAAGGCAAAGAGCAGCTCCCGCTTGTCCCGAGTGCTGGCGTACTGGCGTTTGGCGTCTTTTGTGTTCTGGCCGGTGAGCTGGTTTTTCAGCTCCAGAGTGGCCACGGGCAGGCCGTTGAGGGACAGGGCAAGATCAACCGAGTTCCTGTTTTTGCGGCTGTAATAAACCTGTCGGTACACCTTGAGGCGGTTCTGATTATACAGGGCCACGGTGTCCGGGTTGAGGCCGCTTTCCGGTTGAAAACAGGCCATGCGGAACTTAACCCCGTAGTCGGTAAAGCCGTTGCGCAGCACGTCCAGCGAGCCGCGCAGGTCCATTTCCCGGCAGAGGCGTTGGATAACCCGGTTTTCCGTGTCCGGCCCGTGAACAGAGGTTATGCGTTCCCAGGCCGAGGGTTGGGTGCTTTGGAGAAAGGCCAGCACCTCGTTTTTAAACAGGCCGGTTTCCGGGTCATAATCCGCTGCCTGTCCTTGTTCGTAGCCGCCGTGTTCGGTCAGGCTGGCAACGATGGCCGTTTCAAAGGATGATTCGCTGGTAATGGACAAGGTGTTTCCCTTTTGTTGCGATTGGACTTGGCATTTTTGCTCGTCAAAGACAGTGCCCGGTGTTGAAACACCGGGCTATTTTCGGCAGTCCCTCTGGGACGCTGTTGCCCGGACATCCCGCCCCCAGAGGGGCAACTGAACATAGCCCACCGTTGACGCATCAGGAGCGTTTCCTGAAAAATGTTACTCCCGGCAGGTCTTGGAAATGATTGTCCGAGGTAATCAGCTGGGCATTATGAAAACGGGCTGTGGCATAGATAATCGAATCGGCAAAGGAGAGGGAATACTCGGCGGAGAAATCTGCCGCTTGCAGGGCAATAGCTGTGGAAAGTGGGACAACTTCCGCCTGTTCAGTCAGGGCGACCGCCTCTAACGCTGTCTGTATGTTCTGTTTCCGTGCCACCCACTTGTACAGCTCGAACTGGACCGATGTCGGCACGATGACTGAATCTATCTTTGTGAAATACTCTTCAAAGTCTCGGCAAAGTACGCCGTCGGTCAACCACTCAATCCAACCGCAGGTATCAATCAGAATCATTCTGCATTCCGTTCGTTTCGGTCCCGGTACTCGGAGGAATCGCTATATGTACAGGACGAGAGCATACCTCTGGCCTGGCTGATTGACTGTTGGGGAATCAGTTCAATAATGCGTCCCCGTGCGACCAAAGTAAATTGTTGACCTGCCTGAAGGTCAAGATCATGGCGCATAGCCTTTGGGATGGACAATTGAAATTTGCTGGAAAGTTTCGCTTGGAGCATAATTTTACCTTTTTTAAATCGATATGCTTAACTGTAAAACAAAAAGATAGGGGGTGTCAATTCGCAATTGACAGTTGAATGAATTATCCAGTTTCCGCTGAACCTGCCTGGCGAATCAGCGGTTTTTTTATTGCACAGTTCCCGGAGCCGCAGCCTTGAAGCCTGCTTTCTCCTGGAAATTGCGGCATGGATGCTTTACATATCGGGCTGTCTGTTTGAAAAAAAGGGCACTCACTTTCTTAAAGTATGCGATCAGTTTTAAAAAGTAAGGCCTCTCTTTTAAAAAGAGAGGCATCAGTTTTAAAGACTGAGCGCTCTATTTTTCAGTTCTCCCTGTTGTACGCAGCAAGCGTCGATGACATACTATCCAGCATCCCGTACATCAATCTTGCCGGTGACTGCTTCGGAAATCAGGGCGGTGCGGTATTCTTTGAACAGGTTGATTCCTCGTTTTGTACGGGTGATGATTTGATCAATAAGAGACATTTTTTGTACAATATGAGCAACTATGGATATCTGTTCATCCAATGGGGGTAATGCAATGCACAGGTCTTTAATCACAGATTGACTAATATTTTGCATAGAACTACTAGCCCCTGTAGCTCGTTCTTCAATTTGCATACGGCTTGTAGAAGATCGAATGTAATAAACCAAGAATTTTGCATTTGCGATATTGTCTCTTGATCTGAAACGAAATAATTTGTCACAAAGTAAAATGTTGGGATAATCCTCTTCAACAAGTGCTGCCAGTCCTACAAGGTCTCGTATGTTTGCTCTACTAACAATAATATCATTCTGTTGAATCTTGCATTGAAGTCTTGGGGGTAATGCGTCGGGTAGCTTTTTATTTTGAAAGGAATCAAAATGCTCTCCATTTACACAGCCAACTTTTAAAATTCCCCACTCATTATTATCAGCCTGTTGTGCTTCACATTGTGGAGACCACCCTTGGTCAATAGAGGATATGCAAAGTTTTAATTTGATTGCATCCCAATGCTTCGGAATCTCCCCCAACCACTCCACTCCTGAATCCTTCATCTCGGCATCAGGATTAAGGCCCTTGGTTACGGCCTCATTGATAACCGCTTGCTTTTTCTCCTCGTACAGCTCAATCAACCGCTCTTTGTTGGCAATCAGGTTATCTATTTCCGCTGTTTTGCGGTCAAGGTAGGCGGCAATGGTGGTTTGTTCAGAGTGGGACAAGGAGAAAACTGAATATTGATTCAAGTCTTCAAAGCGCAACGAAGGTTGCATTATGAGAGAAATAGCATTCTTTTCATACGAAAATAACCTTTGTAAAAAGTAGAAATAATATGATGAGCAAGTTATCTTGATGTCATGCGGTATAATTAGCGCGCAATTCTGAGACAAAGAAAATCTCCCTGACATTCTCTTCAGAGACATGGCCTTCGCCCCTACCGTTGTAACAAAAAGAATTATATTTTCAAAATCATAATCAAATGACTCAATATGACCTAAAATGCCATTATTTTCTGTCTGTCCACTATACACTGGGTATTCACCAGAATGATGACTTATGTAACTATTGGTGTAAGAAGCAGCATTAGTTCCTTTTTCCCATCGAAAAAGATACTTCAGCTTAATTGAATCCCAATGCTCCGGCACCTCCCCAATCCACTCCACCCCGGAATCTTTATACCTCGGATACGGCTTCATGACTTGCGCTCCTTGCTCTTATCCTCAACCTGCCGGGTCATCTGCTCAAAATCTTCTTCCTCTACCTGCCGCGCGTCAATCTGTAAACGGTTCTGATGAAAACGATCATACTCCGATTGCGCCAGTTCTTTTGCCATCTTATGAGAAATCTTTCCGGCATGTTCCAAGATATTACGGTCGTTCAACTGCAAAAATCCATCCAGTTTGGCTATCCAATCGGTCATGTGCATGGGAATACGTCGCATGGCCTGCCCCTCGGCAAAGACCAGATACTGTTCCACCAGATTGTTCAAGGCCAGCAACTCTTCCTCATTCAGGTAATTCTTGGCATTCACCACATCGCCTTTACGCACTTTTACACCGCGCCAAGTCATCAACCCCATGTTCGGCTTGGTGTGGTCGGCCCGTTCGTGGATGATCTCAGCAGCAGTATGCCCGGTTACGGCCCAATGCATTTTATTCTGAACGGTTTTGAAAAAGTTGATGCTGATATCAAGCGTTGGGTCATAATCAATACTTGTGGCATAAATATCTGTAACCTTTCTATAGAATCTCTTTTCAGAGGTGCGGATATCCTGAATGCGCCGGAGTAATTCATCAAAATAATCAAAAGGCAAATCAGGGTTTTTCAGTCGCTCATCGTCCAGCACAAAGCCTTTGATAATGAATTCTTTAATGTGGCGGGTAGCCCATTGTCGGAAGCGAGTTGCGACATGGGATTTGATCCGGTAGCCCACGGAAATAATGGCATCCAGATTATAAAAAGATGTTCGGTAATTTTTACCGTCACTGGCAGTTGTAAAGAATTTCTTTACAACTGAATTTTCTTCCAACTCCCCTTCTTCAAATATTCTTTTCAGATGCTGTCCGATATTTTGCTTGCTGGATTGAAACAAATCAGCCATATGTTTTTGCGTCAACCAGACAGTTTCACCCTGAAGCTGTACTTCTATTTTTGTCCGGCCATCTTCTGTCTGATAAATAAGAATCTGAGAGGTTGTTTGCAGCCCTTTTTCTTCGCTCATATCAAAACCCTCCTTTCCAACTCCGCAGTTTCCTCTTCCAACCGCAGAATATCCGCCCGAATCTCGGCCAGCGAGCGCAGCGGCTTGAACTCATAAAAATACTTGGTAAAGTTGATTTCATACCCGGTCTTGGTCTTGCTCTCATCAATCCACGCCCCTGGTACGTGCGGTTTGACCTCCCGCTCAAAGTATTCTTCAATACTCTGCGGAACCAACCGACCGCGCTCATCCTTGCGCAGAAAGGGGATGTTCTCATAATCCCGCAACTTGGGATCAGGTTTGGGCTGGCCCTTTTTATCCCTTTTCACCTGTCCGTTCTCCATTATCAAAGGCCGTTCAACAACCACCCGCCAGTACCCGAAAAAGGCATTGGGATAGATCTTGCAGAACTCATTTTCCTGAAAATCGCCGTACAGATTGGCAATAAAGCCGATCCCCTTTTCCGCGCCGTTTTCCGCAATGGCCTTGCGCTTATTGCCCAGACTGCGGGGCATCTTCTGCCAGAAGCGGTTAAAGTCCAGCTTACCCTCTTTGAGCAACTTATCATCCTTGGCCCCGGTGGCGTTGATCAGCTGCACCTTGCCCTTGCGTTCTGCGCTTTTATGATTGGAGAGTATCCAGACATAGGTCGCAATCCCGGTATTATAAAAGAGTTGATCCGGCAGGGCGACCACAGCCTCCAGCCAGTCGTTTTCAATGATCCACTTGCGAATCTCACTTTCACCACTCCCGGCCTGGCCGGTAAACAGGGGCGAGCCGTTAAAGACGATACCGATGCGACTGCCTTCCGGCTTCATCTTAGAGAGCATATGCTGGAGAAAGAGAAAGGCCCCGTCATTGATCCGGGGCAGCCCGGCCCCGAAGCGGCCAGCATGGCCTTTGCTCTCGTGTTCCTCCTTGATGCTCTTTTGCGCCTTTTTCCAGCTCACCCCGAAAGGCGGATTGGAGAGCATGTAGTCAAAGCGTTCCTCTGCCAGCTCGTCCGCAGTAAAGGTGTTGCCGAATTTGATATGGGCCGGGTTCTGGCCCTTGATCAGCATATCCGACTTGCAGACCGCATAGGATTCCGGATTGATCTCCTGGCCAAAGACCTCCAGTTTCCCCCTGGGATTGAGTTCATGGAGATAGCTTTCCGCAACAGAGAGCATACCCCCGGTGCCGCAGGCCGGATCATAGAGGGTGGTAACCATGCCCGGTTCTGTCAGGCTGTCCCGGTCTGTGATAAAAAGCAAATCAACCATCAGGCGGATAACCTCGCGGGGCGTGAAATGCTCTCCTGCGGTCTCGTTGGACAATTCAGCAAACTTGCGGATCAGCTCTTCAAAGACATAGCCCATCTCCATGCTGTCCATAGCGGAAAGATCAATCTCAGCAAAGGCCTTGACCACCTGAAAGAGCAGGTCGGTTTTGGGATCATCCATCTTGTCAATCTCGGTCTCGAAATTGAAGTATTCCAGGATTTCCCGTGCTCCGGCAGAAAAGCCGTTGCTGAAGTTGCGCAGATTGGCCGCGATGTTGTCAGGGTCAGCAACCAGCTTGGAAAAATCGTACTGACTGCGGTTATGGAACTTGAACCCAGCAGCCTTGTTCAGCACAGCATCCTTGGCAGTGTCGGAAGACATCTTTTCCACCTTGGGCAGTTGCGCCAGCACCTTGTCCTTGGTGGGGGCAAGAATGCAGTCCAGCCGCCGCAGCACGGTCATGGGCAGAATGACTTTGCCGTAATCCGCCTGTTTGTAATCGCCGCGCAGCAGGTCGGCCACCTGCCAGATAAGATTTGCTTTGTCTTTGAAATTGGTCATGAATGGGTATCTCTTGGGGGTATCTGTTGAGGAACAGGAAAGTATGCTGTAGTGAATCAGTCGTGCTTATGTAACAGGAGCTGGGGGATTGCTCAAGGGAAATGAGGAAGAGCAGACATATCTGCGATAACCTGTTTACGCCTCCACCCCGGCCTTTTGCAACCTCCTGAAAATCGCTTCGGCAATATCATCGGCTCCGGTCGATGCATCGGTCTGCGGTGTTGCCAAGTCCCGGATAAAAGAACAGGTGCATTTCACGAAAATCAATCAGGGGAAAAGAACACCTTTTTTCCGATAAATTCTGCAATGGTTTTTGCATCAGACTGTGCATTCTTCTGATTATGGTAATTGACCACGTTCTCTCTTTGTCCGTTGTTCAGAATAATGTTCAGTTGGTAGTTGGTGTAATCTGGACCATCTGAGTTTGAAACTGAATGCGGAATGAGTTGTAAGGCATAGATCTCTGAGAAAGAAATGATCTTTTGTCTTTTTCCCCTTCCTTTCCTGAATATGTTATTCTTTCCGTCAAATAGCCGAGGGGAAGAGAGAAAATACAGCAAAGAAGCACCCGCTAGCAGAAAAAGCAGGCTTACCAATTGTGCCAGGCCCTCTTCAACAAATGATTCCGGAATCCATCTGCCGTGTTGCCGGGGACCGACATACGATAAACATCCTATTCCTACCGCCATAAAAAGCCCGCAGAATGCTTTTACGCCGAGTGTGGTTTTATAGGTAAGTAATCTTTTTGTAGGTATTGAAAGTTTATAGGGATCAAAATTTGAAGAGCTCGTGTTGAGCGGTTTCCAGTTCATTGTATCCGTAACCGCATCATTGCATTCACCATCGCCTTCATCAAGGCATTGGGCAGGGCCTTTCTTCTTTTTTTTCAGCAGAGGGTCCAATCGTCTCCGCGCATCTCTGACATTTGCTATAGCATAGAACCCCGGGCCTTGAACGATGGCTTGGAGAGCGGAAAAAACATTGCCGCTGGACTGGGCAGGAGGTGTTTCCTCGGCAAAGATCAGATCCCCCGACCCATCTCCTTTTGCTTTGAGGGTGTTTTTCTCAAAGTGATGGGGATAAAAACTCCTGATCCGCACTTCTCCTAAGGTACCATCAAGGATAATTGCCCACTGATCGGTAATCACATAGGCGATAAGGTCGGCCTTGGTGAACAGCCATATAGGGGATCCTAGCAAAGCAATGCCGAGGAACAGCCCCGGTATGCCGAAGAGAAGAAAGATCAGAGAAAAGAGGGCGAATGCATCGGAAAGATCAGGGACCTTGAAGTCTACCGCATTACCCATCCAGAAGATAAAGAATACGGTGATGATGATGCCAAGGATTGTGAGAGGAACGGCTCTCAGGGCATAGCCTGCCGGAATTGGACTGCCCAGCCACTTGATTTTTTCGCCTTGCTTGAGTTCCGCCTTCAGGGCCTGACGAATTTTCTTCGGGATTTGCTGAATGGCCTTCATTTTTCCCTCCTTTTCTCTTGCTGCTGATAATGGTTATTATCAATAAGAAAAAGAAAGGTGTCAAGTGAATTGGGTCGTAAGTCTCAGCCTTCAGCGAAGGGGGTGACAAGGGATTTTTCTAGGATCTGCTTGCTTTGTCTCGTTTTCTGATCAGGAAGTCGAGCTCTGCATAACTGCGTATTGATCATCTTGGTTGGATCGAGTAACCTGCTGTTGTTCCTTTTCAGTAAATCTTTATCTTCTGTTTTCTCATGCACAATATCATCCTGTTGCTCCTTTGTTTGCTCTCTCTCTGTACGGTCGGTTGTGATGAAAACACCGATATGCGGCTTGCCACCGAGGCAGGCATTGACGCAGTGCGCGCGGTTGCCCTGACAGATAAGGCGGTTCAGCGGATGGCGGTTCGGTCCTCTGCCTATGCGGACAGCAAGCAAAGGGTGGCGCCAGCCACGAGTAAATACGCCCGACGTCTCCAGCGGCTGGTGGGCGATCATTATCAGACAGGCGAACTGACCTTTAACTATAAGGTCTACCTGGCCCAGGAGGTCAATGCCTTTGCCATGGCGGACGGAACCATCCGGGTCTACAGCGGCCTGATGGATATGTTCACCGATGATGAGTTGCGTTTTGTTATCGGGCATGAGATGGGCCATGTGGCCATGAAGCATATCCATAAAAAACTTCGGATAGCCTATGCCTCCAGCGCGGTGCGCAAGGCCATTGCTGCCACTGATAGCACTGCTGGCGAGATTGCCCGGTCACAGCTCGGGGGCTTTGTCAAGGTCTTGCTGGGGGCCCAGTTTTCCCAGCTGGAGGAAAAAGAGGCAGATGATTACAGCTTGATCTTTATGCGGGAACAGGGATATGCTGCGCAGGCCGCTGTTACGGCCCTGAAGAAGCTCGCCACCCTGGGCAATAACCATTCCTTTTTATCCAGCCATCCTGCTCCGGGCAAACGGGCAGAACGCCTGCAGCAGCAGCTGGAGGGCAAGGCGGTCAGCATTGCAGACCAGAAAAAAGGCCTGTGGGAAAAGACCAAGGGGGCGGTGCTCATGGTGGTGAATCTGCTGCTTGGCCTCCTTCGTTGGCTGGCCGGGCTTTTGTAGTTGATCAATACTGGGGAACTACATATCTCTCAAGATGTCTAAAAGGCGATATGTAGTTATAAGCTCACGGAAAAAATAATGCATAACAGGAGGGAAAACCCGCTACCACGTCGTTTGGTGGTTCTATGCCTTATTTCGGGTGGTCAACGTTCACGGCGTGTGTGCTAATTCCCAGCATTGATTACATAAAAAACTCCGCCTAACTGAAAAATTATCGTCGTCCCAGTGCAGGTCTCAACGGTACCGTTATTTATATACCCAGATGAGCTGTCTATTATTTTCCCTAAAGAAAGTATTGTTCCATCATTGGTTAGAAAAGAGGAACCTGCTTCAAGGGAAATATTGCTGCAATTCATCGTAAGGGTACTGTCGCTGTTGATGGTCAGAGTGCTTCCGTCCTTAATAATCAGCTCTCCCGCCTGTATTGATGCGGGCAGGAGGAACAGAAGCAGGATTGCTAAGAGAAATATTTTCATTTTGCTTCCCTCCGTTCCGGTTGATTTACTGCACTCCGGCCTGATGTTCCAGTGCTGTTATTTTATTCTCCAGCCTGTTGATAGTTGTCTGTTGGTCCTGCATAACTTTTGTGAGCACAGCGACCACATCCATGGTGCTTATTGATCTCCTGCTTTGAGTGGCAACTAAATCCGGGACTTCTTCGGCAATAAAACCAATAGACTCTTCATCAGGAGAGGTTTTGTAATGGAAGCGGACAGGTCGCAACGCCGCCAAGGTAGATTCTGCATCCTCCAGCTCCAAAGAGCGAATGTCTTTTTTCAGGGTCCGACTGCTGCCCAGTTCAAGATTACCGCTAATGAGCGCATCGCCGACCACATACAGCGTCTGTGTTACAGTGTTGCCGTCATCGTCACCTATTCGGGCATTACCGACAACATGTAAGCTGGCGTCCGGTGACGTGGTGTTGATACCAACAGTTCCAGGATTCCCCTTCAGATAAAGAGTATTTTCAGCCGTTCCGGGTATGATTTTGAACGGCAATTTGCTGCCGTTGGTTACATCCCGGATAAAAAAATTCGTCTCATTGGCCGCTACATCCCAAGTTTGCGGGGTGAAGCCATCAGAACCATCCTGCTCAAGTCGAACTGTAGGTGTATTGCCCTCCATTATATGGAGATCAACGACCGGAGTTGCAGTTTTTATACCGACATCACCATCACTTTCAACATACAGTGTGTTTGAAGGCGCACCTGCTTCAACCTTAAAAGGGACTTTTCCAGCTGTACTGTCTTCCACCGCAAAATAATTTGCTCCCCCATTGCTGGAATCATTAAAAATAAATCGCCAATCATTTGCCGGAAAGCTTCCTGAGTTGGATGTGTCATCAATATGAATACGTAGATTGTTTTCTTTAAGACGGATGGTATCGGACCCAAAAGATTCACTCGTTGTACAATCAACCCCTACGCATTCACTGCCCTGAACAATTTGATCCGTTGCAATGACATTTGCAGCATACGCAGAGGGGGCAAGCAGGTCCCCAAGAGCTGTCAGAAGAGCCTCTAATCGAGAGGTCCCCTTTTGGTCAGCAGATTCTTCAACTCCTGGAGCGATAATTACACCGCCTTGAAGGAGGAAACCTCCTGATGTGTTCCACACCGGATATTTAATCTCTTCATCTGTTTCACTTCGTTCCGCACGACGTTCTCTCTTAGGAGATATGCCTTGCCGTACCTCGTAGGTGTATTGT is from Candidatus Electrothrix sp. GW3-4 and encodes:
- a CDS encoding AbrB/MazE/SpoVT family DNA-binding domain-containing protein: MLQAKLSSKFQLSIPKAMRHDLDLQAGQQFTLVARGRIIELIPQQSISQARGMLSSCTYSDSSEYRDRNERNAE
- a CDS encoding restriction endonuclease subunit S, whose translation is MKPYPRYKDSGVEWIGEVPEHWDSIKLKYLFRWEKGTNAASYTNSYISHHSGEYPVYSGQTENNGILGHIESFDYDFENIILFVTTVGAKAMSLKRMSGRFSLSQNCALIIPHDIKITCSSYYFYFLQRLFSYEKNAISLIMQPSLRFEDLNQYSVFSLSHSEQTTIAAYLDRKTAEIDNLIANKERLIELYEEKKQAVINEAVTKGLNPDAEMKDSGVEWLGEIPKHWDAIKLKLCISSIDQGWSPQCEAQQADNNEWGILKVGCVNGEHFDSFQNKKLPDALPPRLQCKIQQNDIIVSRANIRDLVGLAALVEEDYPNILLCDKLFRFRSRDNIANAKFLVYYIRSSTSRMQIEERATGASSSMQNISQSVIKDLCIALPPLDEQISIVAHIVQKMSLIDQIITRTKRGINLFKEYRTALISEAVTGKIDVRDAG
- a CDS encoding tail fiber domain-containing protein yields the protein MKKNILHLFLSLLVVTVTGVALTTVNGQQGAEITVHQNGLYVEGTYGASFLLLRVVGPDGKLMCDETSDGTPLSWTASGNLLDGQYTYEVRQGISPKRERRAERSETDEEIKYPVWNTSGGFLLQGGVIIAPGVEESADQKGTSRLEALLTALGDLLAPSAYAANVIATDQIVQGSECVGVDCTTSESFGSDTIRLKENNLRIHIDDTSNSGSFPANDWRFIFNDSSNGGANYFAVEDSTAGKVPFKVEAGAPSNTLYVESDGDVGIKTATPVVDLHIMEGNTPTVRLEQDGSDGFTPQTWDVAANETNFFIRDVTNGSKLPFKIIPGTAENTLYLKGNPGTVGINTTSPDASLHVVGNARIGDDDGNTVTQTLYVVGDALISGNLELGSSRTLKKDIRSLELEDAESTLAALRPVRFHYKTSPDEESIGFIAEEVPDLVATQSRRSISTMDVVAVLTKVMQDQQTTINRLENKITALEHQAGVQ
- a CDS encoding type II toxin-antitoxin system VapC family toxin codes for the protein MILIDTCGWIEWLTDGVLCRDFEEYFTKIDSVIVPTSVQFELYKWVARKQNIQTALEAVALTEQAEVVPLSTAIALQAADFSAEYSLSFADSIIYATARFHNAQLITSDNHFQDLPGVTFFRKRS
- a CDS encoding M48 family metallopeptidase, which translates into the protein MHNIILLLLCLLSLCTVGCDENTDMRLATEAGIDAVRAVALTDKAVQRMAVRSSAYADSKQRVAPATSKYARRLQRLVGDHYQTGELTFNYKVYLAQEVNAFAMADGTIRVYSGLMDMFTDDELRFVIGHEMGHVAMKHIHKKLRIAYASSAVRKAIAATDSTAGEIARSQLGGFVKVLLGAQFSQLEEKEADDYSLIFMREQGYAAQAAVTALKKLATLGNNHSFLSSHPAPGKRAERLQQQLEGKAVSIADQKKGLWEKTKGAVLMVVNLLLGLLRWLAGLL
- a CDS encoding class I SAM-dependent DNA methyltransferase; translated protein: MTNFKDKANLIWQVADLLRGDYKQADYGKVILPMTVLRRLDCILAPTKDKVLAQLPKVEKMSSDTAKDAVLNKAAGFKFHNRSQYDFSKLVADPDNIAANLRNFSNGFSAGAREILEYFNFETEIDKMDDPKTDLLFQVVKAFAEIDLSAMDSMEMGYVFEELIRKFAELSNETAGEHFTPREVIRLMVDLLFITDRDSLTEPGMVTTLYDPACGTGGMLSVAESYLHELNPRGKLEVFGQEINPESYAVCKSDMLIKGQNPAHIKFGNTFTADELAEERFDYMLSNPPFGVSWKKAQKSIKEEHESKGHAGRFGAGLPRINDGAFLFLQHMLSKMKPEGSRIGIVFNGSPLFTGQAGSGESEIRKWIIENDWLEAVVALPDQLFYNTGIATYVWILSNHKSAERKGKVQLINATGAKDDKLLKEGKLDFNRFWQKMPRSLGNKRKAIAENGAEKGIGFIANLYGDFQENEFCKIYPNAFFGYWRVVVERPLIMENGQVKRDKKGQPKPDPKLRDYENIPFLRKDERGRLVPQSIEEYFEREVKPHVPGAWIDESKTKTGYEINFTKYFYEFKPLRSLAEIRADILRLEEETAELERRVLI
- a CDS encoding virulence RhuM family protein, whose protein sequence is MSEEKGLQTTSQILIYQTEDGRTKIEVQLQGETVWLTQKHMADLFQSSKQNIGQHLKRIFEEGELEENSVVKKFFTTASDGKNYRTSFYNLDAIISVGYRIKSHVATRFRQWATRHIKEFIIKGFVLDDERLKNPDLPFDYFDELLRRIQDIRTSEKRFYRKVTDIYATSIDYDPTLDISINFFKTVQNKMHWAVTGHTAAEIIHERADHTKPNMGLMTWRGVKVRKGDVVNAKNYLNEEELLALNNLVEQYLVFAEGQAMRRIPMHMTDWIAKLDGFLQLNDRNILEHAGKISHKMAKELAQSEYDRFHQNRLQIDARQVEEEDFEQMTRQVEDKSKERKS
- a CDS encoding type I restriction endonuclease → MSITSESSFETAIVASLTEHGGYEQGQAADYDPETGLFKNEVLAFLQSTQPSAWERITSVHGPDTENRVIQRLCREMDLRGSLDVLRNGFTDYGVKFRMACFQPESGLNPDTVALYNQNRLKVYRQVYYSRKNRNSVDLALSLNGLPVATLELKNQLTGQNTKDAKRQYASTRDKRELLFAFKKRALVHFAVDTDEVYMTTRIEGRDTFWLPFNKGHNHGKGNPPADNNYRTAYLWQEILTKDSWLEIIKRFIHLQVDEKDIAGRTITTEKLIFPRFHQLDAVRKITAHAREHGAGHNYLIQHSAGSGKSNSIAWLAYRLASLHNAADERIFDAVIIVTDRRVLDQQLQSTVYQFEHKTGVVQRIDKGSAQLAQALQRSVHIIITTLQKFPFILDAAKDLPDRRYAVIIDEAHSSQGGEASKKMKEVLAATSFERLNASQEGDRTRSEQEAAWQTAEAGGLYSADTDGADTDYDPEDEIREMVEQSCKARGRQQNLSFFAFTATPKYKTLAVFGQKDAAGKPQPFHLYSMRQAIEEGFILDVLANYTTYALFFKLSKAIEDDPEMNKKKAAQAIGRFVSLHPHNLAQKTEVILEHFRQVVAAQIGGRAKAMLVTGSRLHAKRYYDEFQRSLKAKKYQDMKVLVAFSGKVLDDDFPEGVTEPQLTGCSEKELPTVFDREEYKILICADKFQTGFDQPLLHTMYVDKKLSGVKAVQTLSRLNRTCPGKEDTFILDFANDRETIFASFQPYYEITTVKEEPTPNHLYDLKNKLDAQQLYRQSEINAFARAYFRPAKTMAAKVQKELNAFLDPAVDRFKALATLEEQDEFKKGLRTWTNLYAFLAQIMPLPDPELEKFFAYAKLLHSKLPKADISDQLRVTDEVALEYYRLQKMKEGAIALEASQDGELDGISEAGIKQTKDEEAALSEIIDLLNQRFGTEFEQADKLFFDQLATDMMNDKTLQTQARANTLDTFKFPFEELFRNKLIDRMEQNQSIFERIMEDKDDFGSVVMALMMQRVYSGLHETLPE